CCTCTGCGCGACGGCCTGCCCGGCCCATTGCATCGACATCGTAGGGGTTGAAAGTCCCTGGCCCGACCGCGAGAAGTACCCGCAGACGTTCGTCATCGACGAGTTGCGGTGCATCTTCTGCGGCATGTGCGAAGAAGCCTGCCCGGTCGACGCCATCGAGCTGACCAGCTTTCTCGACCTGACGGGCCGCAGCCGCGAAGAGATGATCTTCGACAAGGAAAAGTTGCTCAGCGTCTACGACATGACCAAAGACAGCGAGCCGATGAAATCGCACGAGCTGGGAGGCACGACATGACCGGCGCCGCCCAGACGATCGCGATCGCTTCGGCACTCTTGGCCGGCGGGCTGTGGCTGCAATTGCCGCGCGGCACGACGCGCGGCCGCTGGTGGGGCGTCC
This is a stretch of genomic DNA from Pirellulales bacterium. It encodes these proteins:
- a CDS encoding NADH-quinone oxidoreductase subunit I — encoded protein: MKPDDPDIQWIDEPPLGLAGKMYLPLFVQGFATTTRHLFGPKVTVSFPEARPKVGNPLIYRGVHRLNKDEQGRVKCVACFLCATACPAHCIDIVGVESPWPDREKYPQTFVIDELRCIFCGMCEEACPVDAIELTSFLDLTGRSREEMIFDKEKLLSVYDMTKDSEPMKSHELGGTT